One Fretibacterium sp. OH1220_COT-178 genomic region harbors:
- the infB gene encoding translation initiation factor IF-2 produces the protein MRVLQDLGIEVKTHMSSIDSETAQLVEDALSAPAPETAPEAAEKRTVEIGEGATIKAIAEKIGVSSAEAVKALMGAGLMVPATAAADAKVREVLASAFGVDFLLTLEERKAAPKLPEEKPKRDAAKPAAPKQAVLTERPPIVTVMGHVDHGKTTLLDHIRHANVTAQEAGGITQHIGAYIVTHDKKPIVFLDTPGHEAFTAMRARGASVTDIVILVVAADDGVMPQTREAIDHIKAAKVPIVVAVNKVDKPTAKPDRVRQQLSDVGLVPEEWGGDVIMVDVSAKTGDGIPQLLEMVLLVAEMQELKGEPGASPSGVVVEAQLDKGKGAVATVIVQRGTLQRGDIVLFGSAWGKVRALFDWAGKPLKKAGPSIPAEILGLDEVPQPGETFTVVQSEREARSALADRRAQERDAGAPAKRASLEDLYAQMQSGQIPQLNLVVKCDVQGSLEALASSLEKLATNEVGVSIVHRGVGRIAESDVMLASTSNAVVIGFNVRPDSNAKRAAEADGVEIRTYNIIYDVIDDVKAAMSGLLKPTLREERLGEVEIREIFKIPKAGKIAGSHVMQGVVRRNARVRVVRAGIVIWDGGISTLRHFKDEAREVKAGFDCGIALEGFQDFEAGDLLEVYEIIEEKRSL, from the coding sequence ATGAGGGTGTTGCAGGATTTGGGGATCGAGGTAAAGACGCATATGAGTTCCATCGACAGCGAAACGGCCCAGCTGGTGGAGGACGCCCTGTCCGCCCCGGCGCCCGAGACGGCTCCGGAGGCGGCCGAAAAAAGGACGGTCGAGATCGGCGAGGGGGCCACGATCAAGGCCATAGCCGAGAAAATTGGGGTCTCAAGCGCGGAGGCCGTCAAGGCTTTGATGGGAGCGGGATTGATGGTCCCGGCTACGGCCGCCGCCGACGCCAAGGTCCGAGAGGTGCTGGCATCGGCCTTCGGGGTGGATTTTCTTCTGACCCTGGAGGAGAGGAAAGCTGCCCCCAAGCTTCCGGAGGAAAAGCCGAAGCGGGACGCCGCGAAGCCGGCGGCCCCCAAACAGGCGGTGCTGACGGAGCGCCCCCCTATCGTCACGGTGATGGGACACGTGGACCACGGAAAGACGACGCTGCTGGACCACATCCGGCACGCCAACGTGACGGCCCAGGAGGCGGGGGGGATCACCCAGCACATCGGCGCGTACATCGTCACGCACGACAAGAAGCCGATCGTGTTTCTGGATACGCCGGGCCATGAGGCTTTCACGGCCATGCGCGCGCGGGGGGCGAGCGTCACCGACATCGTCATCCTGGTCGTCGCAGCCGACGACGGGGTCATGCCCCAGACCCGCGAGGCGATCGACCACATCAAGGCGGCAAAGGTGCCGATCGTCGTGGCGGTGAACAAGGTCGACAAACCCACGGCCAAGCCGGATCGGGTCCGTCAGCAGCTCTCGGACGTCGGGCTGGTGCCCGAGGAATGGGGCGGCGACGTGATCATGGTGGACGTCTCCGCCAAGACCGGCGACGGCATTCCCCAGCTTCTGGAGATGGTGCTCCTGGTGGCCGAGATGCAGGAGCTCAAGGGCGAGCCCGGGGCGTCGCCCTCGGGGGTCGTCGTGGAGGCCCAGTTGGACAAGGGCAAGGGAGCCGTGGCGACCGTCATCGTCCAGCGCGGAACGCTGCAGCGCGGGGATATCGTGTTGTTCGGCTCGGCCTGGGGAAAGGTGCGGGCCCTTTTCGACTGGGCCGGTAAGCCGCTCAAGAAGGCCGGCCCGAGCATCCCGGCCGAAATTCTGGGGTTGGATGAGGTTCCGCAGCCCGGAGAGACCTTCACCGTCGTGCAGAGCGAGCGCGAGGCCAGGAGCGCCCTGGCGGACCGCCGTGCCCAGGAGCGCGACGCCGGAGCCCCCGCGAAGCGGGCCTCCCTGGAGGACCTCTACGCCCAGATGCAGTCCGGCCAGATCCCGCAGCTCAATCTCGTGGTGAAGTGCGACGTGCAGGGTTCCCTCGAGGCCCTGGCCTCGTCCCTCGAAAAATTGGCCACCAACGAGGTCGGGGTCTCCATCGTCCATCGGGGCGTGGGACGGATCGCGGAGTCCGATGTCATGCTGGCCTCGACCTCCAATGCCGTGGTCATCGGCTTCAACGTCCGGCCGGACTCCAACGCCAAACGCGCTGCCGAGGCCGATGGGGTGGAAATTCGGACCTACAACATCATCTATGACGTCATCGACGACGTAAAGGCCGCGATGAGCGGACTTCTCAAGCCCACCCTGCGTGAGGAGCGTCTGGGAGAGGTGGAGATCCGGGAGATCTTCAAGATCCCGAAGGCGGGGAAGATTGCCGGTTCCCACGTCATGCAGGGGGTGGTTCGCCGCAACGCGCGTGTGCGCGTGGTGCGTGCGGGAATCGTGATCTGGGACGGCGGCATTTCGACCCTCAGGCACTTCAAGGACGAGGCCCGCGAGGTCAAGGCGGGGTTCGATTGCGGCATCGCTCTCGAGGGGTTCCAGGACTTCGAGGCCGGCGACCTCCTGGAGGTCTACGAGATTATCGAGGAGAAACGCAGCCTGTAG
- the rbfA gene encoding 30S ribosome-binding factor RbfA, whose amino-acid sequence MALSSFRMARINKQLQREIALLLEQRIKNEAVKDAIITGVECSRDLEHARVFFTALSPEKREPLLEELQGVRGALRTLLGQVLTLRHVPALEFVQDRSLDYGERIDGILNRLGLDSVPGKESEDDPEREPTDE is encoded by the coding sequence ATGGCTTTGAGTAGCTTCCGCATGGCGAGGATCAACAAGCAGCTTCAGCGGGAGATAGCCCTCCTGCTGGAACAGCGCATAAAGAACGAGGCCGTCAAGGACGCCATCATCACGGGGGTGGAATGTTCCCGGGACCTGGAGCACGCGCGGGTGTTCTTCACCGCGCTTTCTCCGGAAAAACGCGAGCCCCTTCTGGAGGAGCTGCAGGGGGTCAGAGGGGCGCTTCGGACCCTGCTGGGACAGGTGCTGACCCTGAGACATGTTCCGGCCCTGGAGTTCGTCCAGGACCGAAGCCTGGACTACGGAGAGCGGATCGACGGAATCCTGAACCGTTTGGGGCTCGATTCCGTTCCCGGAAAGGAATCCGAGGATGACCCCGAGCGGGAGCCGACGGATGAGTGA
- a CDS encoding DHH family phosphoesterase: MSEFPEGLLLEASGLLSSSPSWTIFIHQKADGDAVGSAAALFEAGRLQGRRVRWVGPDKALPAPFLFLPHTEEYLFFEEFAFDDPEELYVFLDSSNEDRGVRGLRSRSRETVVLNLDHHEDNTRYGTLNCVDPSCSSTAELLYRLMRAGDWALTPKIAECLYTGLVTDTGSFMFSNTTPRTHRLAAELLSLGVDPSRVGSRIYQSRSLASMALWARALSRIEVWGGDGEFAVTWLKQDDFSLAEAVPADTEGLVHQLMTVRGVRFAMLLSQFVPGQVKISFRSEEEMVEAATVARGLGGGGHPRAAGATVEGALEDVLAQVRSELEKRHAEWIASR; encoded by the coding sequence ATGAGTGAGTTCCCCGAAGGGCTTCTTCTCGAGGCTTCCGGACTTCTGAGCTCGAGCCCTTCCTGGACGATATTTATTCATCAGAAGGCGGACGGGGATGCGGTGGGGTCGGCGGCGGCACTCTTCGAGGCCGGCCGGCTCCAGGGGCGAAGGGTGCGCTGGGTGGGCCCGGATAAAGCTCTTCCGGCCCCCTTCCTCTTTTTGCCTCATACGGAGGAGTATCTTTTTTTCGAGGAGTTCGCCTTCGACGACCCCGAGGAGCTCTATGTCTTCCTCGACTCCTCGAACGAGGATCGCGGGGTTCGAGGACTGAGGTCCCGGTCGCGGGAGACGGTCGTCCTGAACCTGGATCATCACGAGGACAACACCCGATACGGAACCCTGAATTGCGTGGACCCCTCCTGCTCGTCGACGGCGGAGCTCCTGTACCGCCTCATGAGGGCGGGAGACTGGGCCCTGACTCCCAAGATCGCTGAATGTCTTTACACCGGTCTCGTTACGGACACCGGCAGTTTCATGTTCAGCAACACCACCCCAAGGACGCATCGGCTTGCGGCCGAGCTTCTGAGCTTGGGGGTCGATCCCTCCCGCGTCGGCAGCCGTATCTATCAGAGCCGTTCCTTGGCCTCCATGGCGCTTTGGGCCCGTGCCCTCTCCCGTATCGAGGTTTGGGGAGGGGACGGGGAGTTTGCCGTTACCTGGCTTAAGCAGGACGATTTTTCTCTGGCCGAAGCCGTACCGGCGGATACGGAGGGGCTGGTCCACCAGCTGATGACGGTCCGCGGCGTGCGTTTTGCCATGCTCCTCTCCCAATTTGTTCCGGGCCAGGTCAAGATCAGCTTTCGGTCCGAGGAGGAGATGGTCGAGGCCGCGACCGTGGCCCGGGGGCTGGGGGGAGGAGGACACCCGAGGGCGGCGGGCGCAACCGTGGAAGGGGCCTTGGAGGATGTTCTCGCCCAAGTGCGTTCGGAACTGGAAAAACGTCATGCCGAATGGATTGCTTCTCGTTGA
- the truB gene encoding tRNA pseudouridine(55) synthase TruB has translation MRSTDCVARARRAFGRDTRVGHAGTLDSTASGLLILLLGSATRLSDYVMQLPKRYRAVLRLGSETDTCDYSGQVVFCGDAEGVDEAAIDRILPSFWGVRMQRPPEISALKRNGAPSHRLARSGLGAPLDERPVIMESVRRCSALENGHMAIEVVCGKGTYIRSLVRDIGTRLGCGAHVASLRRLAIGGFRVEDAVSDPSAFVSARLHSPRAVGTAFQRILLTDAAEARIRNGLSVPLREAGRYVPGAVGLRSGLCVEGKGMIGFVDRQLGERGVLLKPRANIPLEDRTDWIAEGATGP, from the coding sequence ATGAGGAGTACGGATTGCGTGGCGCGGGCTCGGCGGGCTTTCGGGAGGGATACGCGCGTCGGCCATGCCGGCACCCTGGACTCCACGGCCTCGGGACTGCTGATCCTTCTCCTGGGCTCGGCGACGCGTCTCTCGGACTACGTGATGCAGCTCCCCAAGCGTTATCGGGCGGTGCTGCGCCTGGGGTCGGAGACCGACACGTGCGACTATTCCGGTCAGGTCGTTTTTTGCGGGGATGCCGAGGGCGTGGACGAGGCCGCGATCGATCGGATCCTGCCCTCCTTCTGGGGGGTGAGAATGCAGAGGCCTCCCGAGATCTCCGCTCTCAAACGGAACGGGGCTCCCTCGCATCGGCTGGCCCGGTCCGGCCTCGGCGCTCCCCTGGACGAGAGGCCCGTGATCATGGAGTCCGTCCGCCGCTGTTCCGCCCTGGAGAACGGCCATATGGCGATCGAGGTCGTGTGCGGCAAGGGCACCTACATCCGCAGCCTCGTGCGGGATATTGGAACCAGGCTGGGATGCGGGGCGCATGTCGCCTCGCTGCGCCGTTTGGCGATCGGCGGCTTTCGGGTCGAGGATGCCGTGTCCGACCCCTCCGCCTTCGTCTCCGCGCGACTCCACTCTCCAAGGGCGGTTGGAACCGCCTTTCAGCGCATCCTTCTGACGGATGCAGCCGAAGCCAGGATCCGAAACGGCCTTTCGGTCCCCTTGCGGGAGGCCGGTCGCTATGTTCCCGGGGCCGTGGGGCTGCGGAGCGGCCTCTGCGTGGAAGGAAAGGGAATGATCGGATTCGTCGACAGGCAATTGGGGGAGAGGGGCGTCCTGCTGAAGCCCAGGGCCAACATTCCTCTCGAGGATCGCACGGATTGGATTGCCGAAGGGGCGACCGGCCCATGA
- the ribF gene encoding riboflavin biosynthesis protein RibF, whose protein sequence is MDCRRGDRPMILAIGAFDGFHRGHVRLLERARSMARSLGTDWGVLTFCPHPGVFMGAMRSTLFTPRERELIRRVLNIPYLLLISFDDRLRNLAPRAFWRELRRMADVEGIVVGKDFRFGHGGEGTVSLLEAFCREDGLAFGVEELLERDGAKLSSSSIRARVEAGDVLGAAKDLGHPWFLWTDVLHGHGRGRRMGFPTANLNIGGERTLPASGVYAVALVVRGRWRCGALSIGRNPTFDDVRELRSEVFVLDFEGDLYGEELPVFFLERLRPERRFPDAGRLTAQIASDVERCRAIYDGRMESEPTLFASFLRHFTEMGGRGEDCPRNWRMGEC, encoded by the coding sequence TTGGATTGCCGAAGGGGCGACCGGCCCATGATTCTGGCGATCGGGGCCTTCGACGGCTTTCACAGGGGCCATGTCCGCCTGCTCGAGCGGGCTCGATCGATGGCCCGTTCCCTTGGAACGGATTGGGGGGTGCTCACCTTTTGTCCGCATCCCGGAGTTTTCATGGGGGCGATGCGTTCCACCCTTTTCACCCCGCGCGAGCGGGAGCTCATCCGGCGCGTCCTGAACATCCCTTATCTGTTGCTCATCTCGTTCGACGACCGCCTGCGAAACCTCGCGCCGAGGGCGTTCTGGAGGGAACTCAGGAGGATGGCGGATGTGGAGGGCATCGTCGTGGGCAAGGATTTCCGTTTCGGCCATGGAGGGGAGGGAACGGTCTCCCTTCTTGAAGCGTTCTGCAGGGAAGACGGCCTTGCCTTCGGGGTCGAGGAATTGCTGGAGCGCGATGGGGCCAAATTGTCCAGCTCCTCGATCCGGGCTCGGGTGGAGGCGGGGGACGTCTTGGGGGCCGCAAAGGACCTGGGGCATCCCTGGTTTCTCTGGACGGATGTCCTGCACGGTCATGGCCGCGGAAGAAGGATGGGATTTCCTACGGCGAACCTGAATATCGGGGGGGAGAGGACCTTGCCGGCCTCGGGCGTCTATGCGGTCGCTCTCGTCGTCCGGGGGCGATGGCGCTGCGGAGCGTTGTCGATAGGCCGAAACCCCACCTTTGACGACGTTCGCGAACTGCGCTCCGAGGTGTTCGTCCTGGATTTCGAGGGAGACCTCTACGGAGAGGAGCTGCCCGTTTTCTTTCTGGAGCGCCTCAGGCCCGAACGGCGCTTCCCGGATGCCGGGCGCTTGACGGCGCAGATCGCCTCGGATGTGGAACGATGCCGTGCGATTTATGATGGACGGATGGAGTCGGAGCCGACGCTGTTCGCCTCCTTTTTACGGCATTTTACGGAGATGGGGGGCCGGGGGGAAGACTGCCCGCGGAACTGGAGGATGGGCGAATGCTGA
- a CDS encoding TatD family hydrolase codes for MLIDSHCHLNSDELRADADALVRRAAESGVGRMLVVGCNLENSREAVAMAHRFQENGVFAAVGVHPHEAARFSGGLPDPMLELVSDERVVAIGETGLDYYYDHSPRGVQRDVFAMHLDWAVRSKKPLVLHVRDAMDDVLSMLNGLEAERRSGLKLLFHCYSGGLEYLDAVLELGAWCALGGAVTWDRNDRLREVAARIPEDRLLFETDCPWMAPKPFRGRPNEPSYVRLVYETVAAVRGVEPAALAARIERNADAFFGWGASCV; via the coding sequence ATGCTGATCGATTCTCATTGTCACTTGAACTCCGACGAACTGAGGGCAGATGCCGACGCGCTCGTGAGACGTGCGGCCGAATCCGGGGTCGGACGCATGCTGGTCGTCGGCTGCAATCTGGAGAACAGTCGGGAGGCGGTCGCTATGGCCCATCGCTTTCAGGAAAACGGCGTCTTCGCTGCGGTGGGCGTGCACCCTCACGAGGCCGCACGTTTTTCGGGCGGCCTGCCCGATCCTATGCTGGAACTGGTCTCGGACGAGCGCGTCGTCGCGATTGGGGAGACCGGCCTGGACTATTACTACGATCACTCCCCCCGCGGCGTTCAACGGGACGTGTTCGCGATGCATCTGGATTGGGCCGTCCGGAGCAAAAAGCCGCTGGTGCTCCACGTACGGGATGCGATGGATGATGTTCTGAGCATGCTGAATGGCTTGGAGGCCGAAAGACGTTCCGGCCTGAAACTGCTCTTTCACTGCTACAGCGGAGGCCTCGAATACCTCGATGCGGTGCTGGAGCTCGGGGCTTGGTGTGCGCTCGGAGGAGCCGTGACCTGGGATCGCAACGACCGTCTCAGGGAGGTCGCCGCACGCATCCCTGAGGATCGTCTTCTGTTCGAGACGGACTGCCCCTGGATGGCTCCCAAGCCCTTCAGGGGCAGGCCCAACGAGCCGTCCTACGTCCGTCTTGTGTACGAGACCGTGGCCGCAGTCAGGGGAGTGGAGCCCGCGGCTCTGGCTGCGCGGATCGAGAGAAATGCCGACGCTTTCTTCGGATGGGGGGCTTCCTGTGTTTGA
- the tgt gene encoding tRNA guanosine(34) transglycosylase Tgt, whose amino-acid sequence MFEFKVEAVCPRTGARAGVLRTPHGPVRTPVFMPVGTQATVKAMTPPELEEIGAQIILGNTYHLYLRPGAELVAEAGGLHRFMGWNRPILTDSGGFQVFSLAQLNKVTDQDVRCRSHLDGSEHVMSPEWAMRVQELLGSDIAMCFDQCGPFPATHAQAETALERTTLWAERSKAAHSRPDQALFGIVQGSVYDDLRLRSAREIVGMDFPGYGIGGLSVGESHDVMYRVLDLLDGVMPREKPRYLMGVGYPPNIVEGVARGVDMFDCVLPTRNGRNGTLFTSFGRVNIKAQRYERDFGPVDPECDCYLCRDFSRAYLRHLYRCGEILAARLCTWHNLRYTVRLAERAREAILAGSFPEFRERFREGFQDGERG is encoded by the coding sequence GTGTTTGAGTTCAAGGTGGAGGCGGTCTGTCCAAGGACCGGAGCGCGTGCCGGGGTTCTCCGTACCCCTCACGGTCCCGTCAGGACCCCGGTGTTCATGCCCGTGGGGACTCAGGCCACGGTCAAGGCGATGACGCCGCCCGAGCTCGAGGAGATTGGTGCCCAGATCATCCTGGGCAACACGTATCATCTGTATTTGAGGCCCGGCGCCGAGTTGGTCGCCGAGGCGGGAGGGTTGCACCGGTTTATGGGCTGGAATCGTCCTATCCTCACGGACAGCGGAGGGTTCCAGGTGTTCTCGCTCGCGCAGCTCAACAAGGTGACGGACCAGGATGTTCGGTGCCGGTCCCACTTGGACGGCTCCGAGCACGTGATGTCCCCCGAGTGGGCGATGAGGGTGCAGGAGCTTCTGGGCAGCGACATCGCCATGTGTTTCGACCAGTGCGGTCCCTTCCCTGCGACGCACGCTCAGGCCGAGACGGCCCTGGAGCGGACCACGCTGTGGGCCGAACGGTCGAAGGCCGCCCATTCCCGTCCGGATCAGGCTCTTTTCGGAATCGTGCAGGGCTCGGTCTACGATGATCTGAGACTGCGCAGCGCCCGGGAGATCGTGGGCATGGACTTCCCCGGCTACGGCATCGGCGGGCTCTCGGTGGGGGAGTCTCACGACGTCATGTACCGCGTTTTGGATCTGCTGGATGGGGTCATGCCCCGGGAGAAGCCGCGGTACCTGATGGGCGTCGGCTATCCGCCGAACATCGTGGAGGGCGTCGCCCGCGGCGTGGATATGTTCGACTGCGTGCTGCCTACCCGCAACGGCCGCAACGGGACCCTCTTCACCTCCTTCGGGAGGGTGAACATCAAGGCGCAGCGGTATGAGCGCGATTTCGGCCCCGTGGATCCGGAGTGCGACTGTTATCTGTGCCGCGACTTTTCCAGGGCCTACCTTCGGCATCTGTACCGTTGCGGGGAGATCCTGGCGGCGCGCCTGTGCACCTGGCACAACCTTCGCTACACCGTGCGGCTCGCCGAGAGAGCGAGGGAGGCCATTCTTGCGGGGAGCTTTCCGGAGTTTCGGGAGCGTTTTCGCGAGGGCTTTCAGGATGGGGAAAGAGGATGA